A portion of the Mycobacterium paraseoulense genome contains these proteins:
- a CDS encoding cytochrome c oxidase assembly protein: MTVDRSETRPRAAVGPMLVGVAVLAGCTAAGIGALSLADALTATGLPNPGPATTLGLPFVRAAGEIAAVLAAGSFLFAAFFVPPQRSGVLDADGYRALRLGTVASGVWAVCAALLVPLTISDVSGRPVAALLNPARIWSVAGLVTTASAWRWTAALAALVMLASLSVLRWSWTPLLFAGSLLTLIPLALTGHSSAGGSHDLATNSLLIHLMAAALWAGGLLALAAHGLRGGGHLALAVRRFSAVALWCWVAMALSGVMNAVVRVLPGDLMTTDYGRLVLAKFVALCVLGVIGWRQRRSTVAWLVAEPTQSAARRSLLRLGLAEAAVFGLTFGVAVGLGRTPPPPPPGRLPSIPEAEIGYDFNGPPTPARILFDWRFDLIFGSAAIVFAALYVAAVRRLRRRGDAWPRGRTAAWLLGCFTLLFVTSSGIGRYMPAMFSVHMVAHMGLSMLVPILLVLGAPVSLALRALPAAGRDDPPGMREWILAALHSRFSRFVTNPVVATVLFVAGFYGLYLSNLFDTAVSSHAGHLAMNVHFLVSGYLFYWIVIGVDPTPRPLPPLAKVGVVFASLPLHAFFGVVLMGTRRVLGADYYRSLGLSWHTDLLGDQRLGGGIAWAAGEVPLVIVMLALLVQWARSDERTARRLDRAADRDDDAELVAYNAMLAELARRETPGRSGSPRA, translated from the coding sequence ATGACGGTCGACCGGTCCGAGACCAGACCCCGCGCGGCGGTGGGGCCCATGCTGGTCGGCGTCGCGGTGCTGGCGGGCTGCACGGCGGCGGGCATCGGGGCGCTGTCGCTGGCCGACGCGCTGACCGCCACCGGCCTGCCGAACCCGGGCCCCGCCACCACGCTGGGCTTGCCGTTCGTCCGGGCGGCGGGGGAGATCGCCGCGGTGCTGGCGGCCGGGTCGTTCCTGTTCGCGGCGTTCTTCGTGCCGCCGCAACGCAGCGGTGTCCTGGACGCCGACGGCTACCGGGCGCTTCGGCTGGGGACGGTGGCGTCGGGCGTGTGGGCCGTGTGCGCCGCCCTGCTGGTCCCGCTGACGATTTCCGACGTGTCGGGCCGACCGGTGGCCGCGCTGCTCAACCCGGCGCGGATCTGGTCGGTGGCGGGCTTGGTCACCACCGCCTCCGCGTGGCGCTGGACCGCCGCGCTGGCCGCGCTGGTGATGCTGGCCAGCCTGTCGGTGCTGCGCTGGTCGTGGACACCGCTGCTGTTCGCGGGCTCGTTGCTGACGCTCATCCCGCTGGCGCTGACCGGCCACTCGTCCGCGGGTGGTTCGCACGACCTGGCGACCAACAGCCTGCTGATCCACCTGATGGCCGCCGCCCTGTGGGCCGGCGGCCTGCTGGCGTTGGCCGCCCACGGGTTGCGCGGCGGTGGGCACCTGGCCCTGGCGGTGCGGCGGTTCTCCGCGGTCGCGTTGTGGTGCTGGGTCGCGATGGCGCTCAGCGGGGTGATGAACGCCGTGGTGCGGGTGCTGCCCGGCGACCTGATGACCACCGATTACGGCCGCTTGGTGCTCGCCAAGTTCGTCGCGCTGTGCGTGCTGGGAGTGATCGGGTGGCGTCAGCGGCGCTCCACGGTCGCCTGGTTGGTAGCGGAGCCGACGCAATCCGCGGCGCGCCGCTCCCTGCTCCGGCTGGGCCTCGCCGAGGCGGCCGTCTTCGGCCTGACCTTCGGTGTCGCCGTCGGGCTGGGCCGCACCCCGCCGCCGCCACCGCCGGGCCGGCTGCCCTCGATTCCCGAAGCCGAGATCGGCTACGACTTCAACGGGCCGCCCACCCCGGCGCGCATCCTCTTCGACTGGCGCTTCGACCTGATCTTCGGCAGCGCCGCGATTGTCTTCGCCGCCCTCTATGTGGCCGCCGTCAGGCGGCTGCGCCGCCGCGGGGATGCGTGGCCGCGGGGCCGCACCGCGGCGTGGCTGCTCGGCTGCTTCACGTTGCTGTTCGTCACCTCGTCGGGCATCGGTCGCTACATGCCGGCCATGTTCAGCGTGCACATGGTCGCCCACATGGGGCTGTCGATGCTGGTGCCGATCCTGCTGGTGCTGGGCGCGCCGGTGAGCCTGGCCCTGCGGGCGTTACCCGCCGCCGGTCGGGACGACCCGCCCGGAATGCGGGAATGGATCTTGGCGGCGCTGCACAGCCGCTTTTCCCGATTCGTCACCAACCCGGTGGTGGCCACCGTGTTGTTCGTCGCGGGCTTCTACGGGCTGTACCTCTCGAACCTGTTCGACACCGCCGTCAGCAGTCACGCGGGCCACCTGGCGATGAACGTGCACTTCCTGGTCAGCGGCTACCTGTTCTATTGGATCGTCATCGGAGTCGACCCCACCCCGCGCCCGCTCCCCCCGCTGGCCAAGGTGGGCGTGGTGTTCGCGTCCCTGCCTCTGCACGCCTTCTTCGGGGTGGTGCTGATGGGCACCCGCAGGGTGCTCGGCGCCGACTACTACCGATCGCTCGGATTGAGCTGGCACACCGACCTGCTGGGGGACCAGCGACTCGGTGGTGGCATCGCCTGGGCGGCGGGGGAGGTGCCCCTGGTGATCGTGATGCTCGCGCTGTTGGTG